A window from Streptomyces sp. NBC_00299 encodes these proteins:
- a CDS encoding DUF4291 domain-containing protein, translating into MNDQNSRPVEREPKFRVRAQHTESTVTVYQAYRPEIGRAAALGGRFPSSWSRDRMTWIKPSFLWMMYRCGWATKEGQETVLAVEISREGFVWALRHACLSHCVPALHGDRGAWKQQLRAAPARVQWDPERDLRLNPLPYRSLQLGLGGEATARYADEWIVGIEDVTPLAREMHARVRAGELERAAELLPKERPYPLGEDVLAHLAA; encoded by the coding sequence GTGAATGATCAGAACAGTCGGCCCGTCGAGCGTGAACCCAAGTTCCGTGTGCGCGCACAGCACACCGAGTCCACTGTCACCGTCTATCAGGCCTACCGACCCGAGATCGGTCGGGCCGCGGCCCTGGGCGGGCGGTTTCCGTCCTCCTGGAGTCGCGACCGCATGACGTGGATCAAGCCGTCGTTCCTCTGGATGATGTACCGCTGCGGCTGGGCCACCAAGGAGGGCCAGGAGACCGTCCTCGCCGTCGAGATCAGCCGCGAGGGCTTCGTGTGGGCGCTGCGTCACGCGTGCCTCTCGCACTGCGTGCCTGCCCTGCACGGCGACCGGGGCGCCTGGAAGCAGCAGTTGAGGGCGGCGCCCGCGCGCGTGCAGTGGGATCCGGAACGCGATCTGCGCCTCAACCCCTTGCCGTACCGGTCCCTGCAGCTCGGGCTCGGCGGGGAGGCGACGGCACGGTATGCGGACGAGTGGATCGTCGGCATCGAGGATGTGACTCCGCTCGCCAGGGAGATGCACGCGCGGGTGCGGGCGGGTGAACTGGAGCGTGCGGCCGAGTTGTTGCCGAAGGAGCGGCCGTACCCGTTGGGTGAGGACGTCCTGGCGCACCTGGCCGCCTAG
- a CDS encoding undecaprenyl-diphosphate phosphatase gives MSWFESLILGLVQGLTEFLPVSSSAHLRLTAAFSGWEDPGAAFTAITQIGTEIAVLIYFRKDIGRIISAWLRSLTNKEMRQDHDAQMGWLVIVGSIPIGVLGLTLKDQIEGPFRDLRITATMLIVVGIIIGIADRLAARDESGGRHRAAKQRKGLEDLGVKDGLIFGLCQSAALIPGVSRSGATISGGLFMGYSRESAARYSFLLAIPAVLASGLFELKDAMESDHVSWGPTIFATVIAFVTGYAVIAWFMKFISTKSFMPFVWYRIALGIVIIVLVATGVLSPHAAESAG, from the coding sequence ATGTCTTGGTTTGAATCCCTCATCCTCGGACTCGTCCAGGGGCTGACCGAGTTCCTCCCCGTGTCCTCCAGCGCGCACCTGCGACTGACCGCGGCGTTCTCGGGATGGGAGGACCCCGGTGCGGCCTTCACGGCGATCACGCAGATCGGCACGGAGATTGCCGTACTGATCTACTTCCGCAAGGACATCGGGCGGATCATCTCGGCGTGGCTGCGCTCGCTGACCAACAAGGAGATGCGGCAGGACCACGACGCCCAGATGGGCTGGCTGGTGATCGTCGGCTCGATCCCGATCGGCGTGCTGGGCCTGACGCTCAAGGACCAGATCGAGGGCCCCTTCCGCGACCTGCGCATCACGGCCACGATGCTGATCGTCGTCGGCATCATCATCGGCATCGCGGACCGGCTGGCGGCACGCGACGAGTCGGGCGGCCGGCACCGCGCCGCCAAGCAGCGCAAGGGACTTGAGGACCTGGGCGTGAAGGACGGCCTGATCTTCGGCCTGTGCCAGTCCGCGGCGCTCATCCCCGGAGTCTCCCGCTCCGGCGCCACCATCAGCGGCGGCCTCTTCATGGGCTACTCCCGCGAGTCCGCGGCCCGCTACTCCTTCCTCCTCGCGATCCCGGCCGTCCTCGCCTCCGGCCTGTTCGAGCTCAAGGACGCGATGGAGAGCGACCACGTGTCCTGGGGCCCGACGATCTTCGCGACGGTGATCGCCTTCGTGACCGGCTACGCCGTCATCGCCTGGTTCATGAAGTTCATCTCGACCAAGAGCTTCATGCCGTTCGTCTGGTACCGCATCGCACTCGGCATCGTCATCATCGTCCTGGTGGCGACGGGCGTCCTGAGCCCGCATGCGGCGGAGTCGGCGGGCTGA
- a CDS encoding winged helix-turn-helix transcriptional regulator: MAATKDPRPCSIADALALVGEKYSLLVLREVCLGNGRFDQLVRNIGAPRDILATRLRRLVDAGILTKRAYSERPQRFEYRPTPAGLELEPVLMTLMAWGDRHLRTDGERPMVIEHTCGNELDAVVTCRACGGAVHHQDLTAHPQAPGWTVTGPTAA, translated from the coding sequence ATGGCCGCCACCAAAGACCCGCGCCCCTGTTCCATCGCCGACGCGCTGGCGCTCGTCGGCGAGAAGTACTCGCTGCTCGTCCTGCGCGAGGTGTGCCTGGGCAACGGCCGCTTCGACCAACTCGTGCGCAACATCGGCGCCCCGCGCGACATCCTGGCCACCCGGCTGCGCCGCCTCGTCGACGCCGGCATCCTCACCAAGCGCGCCTACAGCGAGCGCCCGCAGCGGTTCGAGTACCGGCCCACGCCGGCGGGGCTGGAGCTGGAGCCGGTCCTGATGACCCTCATGGCGTGGGGCGACCGCCACCTCCGCACGGACGGCGAACGCCCCATGGTGATCGAGCACACCTGCGGCAACGAACTGGACGCGGTCGTCACCTGCCGGGCCTGTGGCGGCGCGGTGCACCACCAGGACCTCACGGCGCACCCCCAGGCGCCCGGATGGACAGTGACGGGACCGACGGCAGCCTGA
- a CDS encoding thiolase family protein, with the protein MRDAVIVEAVRTPIGKGKPNDALAHVHPVELLAHTLRTLVERSGVDPALIDDVIGGTVDQVGEQAMNTTRYAALSAGFPETVPATTVDRQCGSSQQAVHFAAQGVVSGAYDMVVACGVESMSRVPMWSNVPPGKDPFGPGIAERYPEGLVPQGISAELIAAKWSITREQMDAFAVSSHHKAAAAWDKGLFDAEVAPLDGVSRDECVRPGSTPEILAGLKPAYQDPAFAERFPQIEWNVTAGNASPINDGASAVLITSSETAARLGLRPLARLHSFAVTGSDPVLMLTGVIPATEKVLRRANLSLGDIDLFEVNEAFSSVVLAWRQETGADLAKVNVHGGAIAIGHPLGASGTRLTTTLVHAMRERGARYALQTMCEAGGLANAMILESV; encoded by the coding sequence ATGCGTGACGCAGTCATCGTCGAAGCCGTACGCACCCCGATAGGCAAGGGCAAGCCGAACGACGCCCTGGCGCACGTCCACCCCGTCGAACTCCTCGCCCACACCCTGCGCACCCTTGTCGAGCGCTCGGGCGTCGACCCGGCGCTGATCGACGACGTCATCGGCGGCACCGTCGACCAGGTCGGCGAGCAGGCCATGAACACCACCCGCTACGCCGCCCTGTCGGCAGGCTTCCCGGAGACGGTCCCGGCGACCACCGTGGACCGCCAGTGCGGCTCCTCCCAGCAGGCCGTGCACTTCGCCGCCCAGGGCGTCGTCTCGGGCGCGTACGACATGGTCGTCGCCTGCGGGGTCGAGTCGATGAGCCGCGTGCCGATGTGGTCGAACGTGCCGCCCGGCAAGGACCCCTTCGGCCCCGGCATCGCCGAGCGCTACCCCGAGGGCCTCGTCCCGCAGGGCATCAGCGCCGAGCTCATCGCGGCCAAGTGGTCGATCACGCGCGAGCAGATGGACGCGTTCGCCGTCTCCTCGCACCACAAGGCCGCCGCGGCCTGGGACAAGGGTCTCTTCGACGCCGAGGTCGCGCCCCTGGACGGTGTCTCGCGCGACGAGTGCGTGCGACCCGGCAGCACCCCGGAGATCCTCGCCGGCCTCAAGCCCGCCTACCAGGACCCCGCCTTCGCCGAGCGCTTCCCGCAGATCGAGTGGAACGTCACCGCGGGCAACGCGAGCCCCATCAACGACGGCGCCTCCGCCGTGCTCATCACGTCCAGTGAGACGGCGGCCCGGCTCGGCCTGCGCCCCCTGGCCCGGCTGCACAGCTTCGCCGTCACCGGCTCCGACCCCGTCCTCATGCTCACCGGGGTGATACCGGCGACGGAGAAGGTGCTCCGCCGGGCGAACCTGTCCCTCGGCGACATCGACCTGTTCGAGGTCAACGAGGCCTTCTCCAGCGTGGTGCTCGCCTGGCGGCAGGAGACCGGCGCCGATCTCGCCAAGGTCAATGTGCACGGCGGTGCGATCGCGATCGGCCACCCGCTCGGCGCCAGCGGCACCCGACTGACGACGACCCTGGTGCATGCGATGCGCGAGCGCGGCGCCCGCTACGCCCTGCAGACGATGTGCGAGGCGGGCGGACTCGCCAACGCGATGATCCTGGAGTCGGTGTAG
- a CDS encoding TVP38/TMEM64 family protein, with translation MLDDATTRSGGTAKASSRAAATELAVAAPAAVTLPVPAPVPAGFAARCTRTLLSPWSRLSLLLVLLAAAASSVLLFEPQKLLANGWPPHVAGPAAMVLFAVAYGLITVAFVPRPLLNLAAGALFGSEWGIGAAMAGTVLGAGIAFGLGRLLGQEALRPLLRGRLLKAADGQFSRHGFRSMLAVRLFPGVPFWAANYAAAVSRMGYVPFLLATAIGSIPNVAAYVVAGARASTPTSPAFLIALACIALPALAGAVVAWRKRHHLRGR, from the coding sequence ATGCTCGACGATGCCACCACCCGCTCTGGGGGCACCGCCAAGGCCTCTTCCCGGGCCGCCGCCACGGAGCTCGCAGTAGCCGCCCCCGCAGCCGTAACCCTTCCTGTCCCCGCCCCCGTGCCCGCGGGCTTCGCCGCGCGCTGCACGAGAACGCTGCTGTCGCCGTGGTCCCGGCTGTCCCTGCTCCTGGTCCTGCTCGCGGCGGCCGCTTCGTCCGTGCTGCTCTTCGAACCTCAGAAGCTGCTGGCGAACGGCTGGCCGCCCCACGTTGCAGGCCCGGCCGCGATGGTGTTGTTCGCCGTGGCGTACGGGCTGATCACGGTGGCCTTCGTGCCACGGCCGCTGCTGAACCTCGCGGCGGGCGCGCTCTTCGGCTCCGAGTGGGGCATCGGCGCGGCCATGGCGGGCACGGTCCTGGGGGCCGGGATCGCCTTCGGGCTGGGCCGGTTGCTCGGCCAGGAGGCGCTGCGCCCGCTGCTGCGCGGCCGGTTGCTGAAGGCGGCGGACGGCCAGTTCAGCCGGCACGGCTTCCGTTCGATGCTGGCGGTGCGGCTGTTCCCGGGTGTGCCGTTCTGGGCCGCGAACTACGCCGCCGCCGTCTCCCGCATGGGCTACGTGCCGTTCCTGCTCGCGACGGCCATCGGGTCGATCCCGAACGTCGCCGCGTATGTCGTCGCCGGCGCCCGTGCCTCCACGCCGACGTCGCCCGCCTTCCTGATCGCGCTCGCCTGTATCGCCCTGCCGGCGCTGGCCGGCGCGGTGGTGGCGTGGCGCAAGCGCCACCACCTGCGGGGCCGCTGA
- a CDS encoding DNA alkylation repair protein has protein sequence MSVTAGGTTEVPGGGLADTVLERLTAVYAAAADPVRAAGARAYMKDVAPFLGIPTPERRALSRAVLKGTPRPDEADCTAIALRCWELPEREYHYFAVDYLRRHVGRCSSGFLPVTRHLITTVSWWDTVDALAAHVVGGLVAADPKLTADMDAWIVDDDLWVARTALLHQLRYKDHTDTRRLFAYCLRQSGHTDFFIRKAIGWCLREYAKTDPEAVREFLARERGRFAPLSVREALKNIGA, from the coding sequence ATGAGCGTCACAGCTGGGGGAACAACGGAAGTTCCCGGCGGTGGTCTGGCCGACACCGTCCTGGAGCGGCTCACCGCCGTGTACGCCGCCGCCGCGGACCCGGTGCGCGCTGCAGGCGCCCGGGCGTACATGAAGGACGTCGCCCCGTTCCTCGGCATCCCCACCCCCGAGCGCCGCGCCCTCTCCCGCGCCGTCCTCAAGGGCACACCACGCCCCGACGAGGCCGACTGCACCGCGATCGCCCTGCGCTGCTGGGAGCTGCCCGAGCGCGAGTACCACTACTTCGCCGTCGACTATCTGCGCAGGCACGTGGGGCGCTGCTCCTCAGGCTTCCTGCCCGTGACCCGGCACCTCATCACCACCGTCTCCTGGTGGGACACCGTCGACGCACTCGCCGCGCACGTCGTCGGCGGGCTCGTCGCGGCCGACCCGAAGCTCACCGCCGACATGGACGCCTGGATCGTCGACGACGACCTGTGGGTCGCCCGCACCGCCCTCCTCCACCAGCTGCGCTACAAGGACCACACCGACACCCGACGCCTCTTCGCCTACTGCCTGCGCCAGTCCGGACACACCGACTTCTTCATCCGCAAGGCGATCGGCTGGTGCCTGCGCGAGTACGCCAAGACCGATCCGGAGGCCGTACGGGAGTTCCTGGCGCGGGAGCGGGGGAGGTTCGCGCCGCTGTCGGTGCGGGAGGCACTGAAGAACATCGGGGCATAA
- the tuf gene encoding elongation factor Tu, with amino-acid sequence MSKTAYVRTKPHLNIGTMGHVDHGKTTLTAAITKVLAERGSSAFVPFDRIDRAPEEAARGITINIAHVEYETDTRHYAHVDMPGHADYVKNMVTGAAQLDGAILVVSALDGIMPQTAEHVLLARQVGVDHIVVALNKADAGDEELIDLVELEVRDLLTEHGYGGDAAPVVRVSGLKALEGDPKWTASVEALLDAVDTYVPMPERYVDAPFLLSVENVLTITGRGTVVTGAVERGTVRVGDRVEVLGAGLESVVTGLETFGKPMDEAQAGDNVALLLRGVPRDAVRRGHVVAAPGSVVPRRRFSAQVYVLSAREGGRTTPVVTGYRPQFYIRTADVVGDIDLGEMGVARPGETVAMTVELGREVPLEPGLGFAIREGGRTVGAGTVTAVV; translated from the coding sequence ATGTCCAAGACGGCATACGTGCGCACCAAACCGCATCTGAACATCGGCACGATGGGTCATGTCGACCACGGCAAGACCACGTTGACCGCCGCCATCACCAAGGTCCTCGCCGAGCGCGGGTCCTCCGCCTTCGTTCCGTTCGACCGCATCGACCGGGCGCCGGAGGAGGCCGCGCGGGGCATCACCATCAACATCGCGCACGTCGAGTACGAGACCGACACCCGTCACTACGCGCACGTCGACATGCCCGGCCACGCCGACTACGTCAAGAACATGGTCACCGGCGCCGCGCAGCTCGACGGGGCGATCCTCGTCGTCTCCGCGCTCGACGGGATCATGCCGCAGACCGCCGAACACGTCCTGCTCGCCCGGCAGGTGGGCGTCGACCACATCGTGGTCGCGCTCAACAAGGCCGACGCGGGTGACGAAGAGCTCATCGACCTCGTCGAGCTGGAGGTCCGCGACCTGCTCACCGAGCACGGCTACGGCGGCGACGCCGCGCCCGTCGTACGGGTGTCGGGGCTGAAGGCCCTGGAGGGGGACCCCAAGTGGACGGCGTCCGTCGAGGCGCTGCTCGACGCGGTGGACACGTACGTTCCGATGCCGGAGCGGTATGTGGACGCTCCGTTCCTGCTGTCCGTCGAGAACGTGCTCACCATCACCGGTCGGGGGACCGTGGTGACCGGCGCCGTGGAGCGGGGCACCGTGCGGGTCGGCGACCGGGTCGAAGTGCTCGGGGCCGGGCTGGAGAGCGTGGTCACCGGCCTGGAGACGTTCGGCAAGCCGATGGACGAGGCGCAGGCCGGGGACAACGTGGCGCTGCTGCTGCGCGGGGTTCCCCGGGACGCGGTGCGCCGGGGGCATGTCGTGGCGGCACCGGGGAGTGTGGTGCCGCGGCGCCGGTTCTCGGCACAGGTGTACGTGCTCTCGGCCCGTGAGGGCGGGCGTACGACGCCTGTCGTCACCGGGTATCGACCGCAGTTCTACATCCGTACGGCGGATGTGGTGGGTGACATCGACCTCGGTGAGATGGGTGTCGCGCGGCCCGGGGAGACGGTTGCGATGACCGTCGAGCTGGGGCGCGAGGTGCCGTTGGAGCCGGGGCTCGGGTTCGCCATCCGTGAGGGTGGCAGGACCGTCGGGGCGGGGACCGTGACTGCCGTCGTGTGA
- a CDS encoding spermidine synthase, with amino-acid sequence MSDPIPVTRAVDYGTAKLMPDVDRKRAWLLTVDGAPQSYVDLDEPTHLEFEYARRLGHVLDIVAEAGRPLDVFHLGGGALTLPRYLAATRPGSRQDVVEADRGLLKLVAEHLPVPDGAGIRLHAGDARGWLEAAEDDSADVLVADVFGGSRVPAHLTSLAYVRQADRVLRGSGVHAANLADAAPFAFLRSQIATYGTVFEELALIAEPGVLRGRRFGNAVLVAAHRPLDLAALARLTASDAFPARVEHGSALRDFIGGARPVTDEDAVPSPEPPDGAFSIG; translated from the coding sequence GTGAGCGATCCCATACCCGTCACCCGAGCCGTCGACTACGGCACCGCCAAGCTGATGCCCGACGTCGATCGGAAGCGGGCCTGGTTGCTCACCGTCGACGGGGCTCCTCAGTCGTACGTCGATCTTGACGAGCCGACCCATCTGGAGTTCGAGTACGCGCGCCGCCTCGGCCATGTCCTGGACATAGTGGCCGAGGCGGGGCGTCCGCTGGACGTGTTCCATCTCGGGGGCGGGGCGCTCACCCTGCCCCGCTATCTGGCGGCCACCAGGCCCGGCTCACGGCAGGACGTGGTCGAGGCCGACCGTGGGCTGCTGAAGCTGGTCGCCGAGCATCTGCCGGTTCCGGACGGGGCCGGCATCCGGCTGCACGCCGGGGACGCCCGGGGCTGGCTGGAAGCGGCCGAGGACGACTCGGCCGACGTGCTCGTCGCCGATGTCTTCGGCGGGTCACGGGTGCCGGCCCACCTGACGTCGCTCGCGTACGTCCGTCAGGCCGACCGAGTCCTGCGGGGGAGCGGCGTCCATGCGGCCAACCTCGCCGATGCCGCACCCTTCGCCTTCCTGCGCTCCCAGATCGCCACCTACGGCACGGTGTTCGAGGAGCTGGCGCTGATCGCCGAGCCGGGTGTGCTGCGCGGCAGGCGGTTCGGCAACGCGGTGCTCGTCGCTGCGCACCGGCCCCTCGACCTGGCGGCCCTGGCCCGCCTGACCGCCTCCGACGCCTTTCCGGCGAGGGTCGAACACGGATCGGCGCTGCGGGACTTCATCGGCGGGGCCCGTCCGGTGACGGACGAGGACGCCGTACCGTCACCCGAGCCCCCGGACGGGGCTTTCAGCATCGGCTGA
- a CDS encoding MFS transporter produces MTSAADPPRRSRRPAWAGRNYSLLTASAFVTNLGSHGALIAAAFAVLEAGGDGGDVGLVAASRTLPLVLFLLIGGAVADRVPRHRVMVAANALNCLSQAVFAVLVLVGEAQLWQMMLLTALGGTGQAFFSPAAEGMLLSSVRGEQASRAFAVFRMAMQGAAVGGAALGGAMVAAIGPGWVLAADAVAFAVAGSMRAFLDVSHIPQRAPGGGMLADLRDGWREFAGRPWLWAVVVQFSIANAVVAAADAVYGPLVARDHLGGAGPWGLALGFFGAGTVAGALLMTRWKPRRLLLAGTLCVFPLALPSAALAVPAPISVLCAVMFLTGVTVEVFGVSWMTALHQEIPEEKLSRVAAYDWFGSVALVPLATALAGPAEAAVGRTSALWGCAALVVIVTAGALCVPDVRNLRRRTKQVTASGHLGSADAESPVRGLG; encoded by the coding sequence GTGACCTCCGCCGCCGATCCGCCCCGCCGCTCCCGCCGCCCCGCCTGGGCGGGCCGCAACTACAGCCTTCTGACCGCCTCGGCGTTCGTCACGAACCTCGGCAGTCACGGCGCACTGATCGCCGCGGCGTTCGCGGTGCTGGAGGCCGGCGGCGACGGGGGTGACGTGGGGCTGGTGGCCGCCTCCCGCACGCTGCCCCTGGTGCTGTTCCTGCTGATCGGGGGCGCCGTCGCGGACCGGGTCCCGCGGCACCGGGTGATGGTCGCGGCCAACGCCCTCAACTGTCTCTCCCAGGCCGTCTTCGCCGTGCTCGTCCTCGTCGGCGAGGCCCAGCTGTGGCAGATGATGCTGCTGACGGCCCTCGGCGGTACCGGGCAGGCGTTCTTCAGCCCGGCGGCCGAGGGCATGCTGCTGTCGTCGGTGCGGGGCGAGCAGGCGAGCCGGGCGTTCGCCGTGTTCCGGATGGCCATGCAGGGGGCAGCGGTCGGCGGTGCCGCGCTCGGCGGTGCCATGGTGGCGGCGATCGGGCCCGGGTGGGTGCTGGCGGCGGACGCGGTGGCCTTCGCCGTCGCCGGATCCATGCGGGCGTTCCTCGACGTGAGTCACATTCCGCAGCGCGCGCCGGGCGGCGGCATGCTCGCCGATCTGCGGGACGGCTGGCGGGAGTTCGCCGGGCGGCCGTGGCTGTGGGCGGTCGTCGTCCAGTTCTCCATCGCGAACGCGGTCGTCGCCGCGGCCGACGCGGTCTACGGTCCGCTGGTCGCCCGCGACCACCTGGGCGGGGCGGGGCCATGGGGCCTGGCGCTGGGCTTCTTCGGCGCGGGCACGGTCGCCGGAGCCCTGCTCATGACCCGCTGGAAGCCACGCCGTCTGCTCCTCGCCGGCACTCTGTGCGTCTTCCCGCTCGCCCTCCCTTCCGCCGCGCTCGCCGTTCCGGCGCCGATCAGCGTGCTGTGCGCGGTGATGTTCCTGACCGGCGTGACGGTGGAGGTGTTCGGCGTCTCCTGGATGACGGCACTCCATCAGGAGATCCCGGAGGAGAAGCTGTCCCGGGTCGCCGCATACGACTGGTTCGGCTCGGTCGCCCTGGTCCCGCTGGCGACGGCCCTGGCCGGCCCCGCGGAGGCGGCGGTCGGGCGCACGTCCGCGCTGTGGGGCTGCGCCGCGCTGGTCGTGATCGTCACGGCGGGGGCCCTGTGCGTACCGGACGTACGGAACCTGCGGCGCCGTACCAAGCAGGTCACCGCGAGCGGCCACCTCGGCTCAGCCGATGCTGAAAGCCCCGTCCGGGGGCTCGGGTGA
- a CDS encoding DUF4442 domain-containing protein: protein MSIGEMLAATVPMARTLNLEFLETTPEKAVVALPDQGEFHNHVGGPHAGAMFTLGESASGAIVLAAFGDQLSRAVPLAVSAEIAYKKLAMGAVTATATLGRPAADVVAELDAGERPEFPVAIEIQRGDGAVTGQMTVVWTLRPNG from the coding sequence ATGTCGATCGGCGAGATGCTCGCCGCCACCGTGCCCATGGCCCGGACCCTGAACCTCGAGTTCCTGGAGACCACGCCGGAGAAGGCCGTGGTGGCTCTGCCGGATCAGGGCGAGTTCCACAACCACGTGGGCGGGCCGCACGCCGGCGCCATGTTCACGCTCGGAGAGTCCGCCAGCGGGGCGATCGTGCTGGCCGCGTTCGGCGACCAGCTCTCGCGCGCCGTGCCGCTCGCCGTCAGCGCCGAGATCGCCTACAAGAAGCTCGCCATGGGCGCCGTCACCGCCACCGCGACGCTGGGCCGTCCGGCCGCCGACGTCGTCGCGGAGCTGGACGCGGGGGAGCGGCCCGAGTTTCCCGTGGCCATCGAGATCCAGCGCGGTGACGGAGCCGTGACCGGACAGATGACCGTCGTCTGGACGCTGAGGCCGAACGGCTGA
- a CDS encoding ricin-type beta-trefoil lectin domain protein yields MQSPYPPRPPYPPRPGASPTESDRDLVARLGKAGADAHAVALLMARHWRATYDYAAICLVSTESSASMVAAAAFHRVLARPGGGALRPQLLAAVRDLVKEWASDSQISALLPELGKPTGGRGLRAARSVTPERRHIAERAFRSLSGASQCLLWHTEVEAEPITIPAGLLGVDAATASAALEGVREQFRRGCVRAHGELAPTRECRYYNRLLDVPIRRGGALLPDVQQHLMECRYCRHAAEQLSHFEGGLEVLLAETVLGWGARRYLDSRPRRGGSGPTPLEGPRHGGRHRPERLAPPRVRPKAVAMGVGLTALALLVTVLTAKGWTEESGVPASGATWGAPSGKTVRPGAESPPSSGGSPSAASAEDPVEIAQGRLRNLDSGLCLDLRDGEIRTGARAELAACSSAASQQWSYRDNGLLGSAADPTLCLDSDADEGTVVLADCLAHAGEVRYDLTVHGELLPRRSEGLAVASGEGVSVVVAERDGSEAQRWMLDGGLADVRGERSGSEKKAEEKRGEKKGEKPDEKQGPENGAPAQPGAPSKPERESPGTTRPEPPDAESPRDEQDPPEGDPQSHYETRYVQDDSGNGAEPAIPVDAVAALPANVTANVTANVTAKVPAKVPATVSTIVGTAGATVDSVLRR; encoded by the coding sequence GTGCAATCCCCTTACCCCCCACGACCGCCCTACCCGCCACGTCCCGGGGCGAGCCCCACAGAGTCCGACCGTGATCTCGTCGCGCGCCTCGGCAAGGCCGGTGCGGACGCTCATGCCGTCGCGCTGCTGATGGCCCGGCACTGGCGCGCCACCTACGACTACGCGGCCATCTGTCTGGTGTCCACGGAGAGTTCGGCCTCCATGGTGGCCGCCGCCGCGTTCCACCGCGTGCTCGCCCGGCCGGGCGGCGGCGCACTGCGTCCCCAACTCCTCGCCGCCGTAAGGGATCTGGTGAAGGAGTGGGCGTCCGACAGTCAAATTTCCGCTCTGCTGCCGGAACTCGGCAAACCGACGGGTGGCCGCGGGCTGCGTGCCGCGCGGTCCGTGACGCCCGAAAGGCGGCATATCGCAGAACGCGCTTTCCGTTCCCTGTCGGGGGCCTCGCAATGCCTTCTCTGGCACACCGAGGTCGAGGCGGAACCGATAACCATACCCGCTGGTCTGCTGGGGGTGGACGCGGCAACCGCCTCCGCCGCACTGGAGGGAGTGCGCGAACAATTCAGGCGAGGGTGCGTCCGCGCCCACGGCGAACTCGCGCCCACCCGGGAATGCCGTTACTACAACCGGCTTCTGGATGTCCCCATTCGCCGGGGTGGAGCCCTGCTGCCCGACGTCCAGCAGCATCTGATGGAGTGTCGCTACTGCCGTCACGCCGCCGAGCAGCTCAGCCACTTCGAGGGCGGCCTCGAAGTGCTGCTCGCCGAGACCGTGCTCGGCTGGGGAGCCCGGCGCTATCTCGACTCCCGGCCCCGGCGGGGCGGCTCGGGGCCGACGCCGTTGGAAGGCCCGCGCCACGGCGGGCGGCACCGGCCGGAGCGCCTGGCTCCGCCGCGCGTCCGTCCGAAAGCCGTCGCCATGGGGGTCGGTCTCACCGCTCTCGCCCTGCTCGTGACGGTGCTCACGGCCAAGGGCTGGACCGAGGAGAGCGGCGTCCCCGCCTCGGGCGCCACCTGGGGTGCGCCCAGCGGCAAGACCGTCCGTCCGGGCGCGGAGTCCCCGCCCTCGTCCGGCGGCTCACCGTCGGCCGCCTCGGCCGAGGACCCGGTCGAGATCGCCCAGGGCCGGCTCCGCAATCTCGACAGCGGCCTGTGCCTGGACCTCCGCGACGGCGAGATCCGCACCGGCGCCCGAGCCGAGCTGGCGGCGTGCTCGTCCGCCGCGTCCCAGCAGTGGTCGTACCGGGACAACGGCCTGCTGGGCAGCGCCGCCGACCCCACCCTCTGCCTCGACTCCGACGCCGACGAGGGCACGGTCGTCCTGGCGGACTGCCTCGCGCACGCCGGTGAGGTGCGCTACGACCTCACCGTCCACGGCGAGCTTCTGCCACGCCGCTCCGAGGGGCTGGCCGTTGCGTCCGGTGAAGGCGTGAGCGTGGTGGTCGCCGAACGGGACGGGTCCGAGGCGCAGCGCTGGATGCTCGACGGCGGGCTCGCGGACGTACGCGGGGAGAGATCCGGGTCCGAGAAGAAGGCCGAGGAGAAGAGAGGGGAGAAGAAGGGGGAGAAGCCGGACGAGAAGCAGGGGCCGGAGAACGGGGCACCTGCGCAGCCCGGCGCCCCCTCAAAGCCCGAGCGCGAGTCGCCGGGCACCACCCGCCCCGAGCCGCCCGACGCGGAGTCTCCGCGCGATGAGCAGGACCCGCCGGAGGGGGATCCGCAGTCGCACTACGAGACCCGCTACGTCCAGGACGACTCCGGCAACGGAGCCGAACCCGCCATCCCCGTCGATGCCGTCGCGGCCCTTCCGGCCAATGTGACGGCCAATGTGACGGCCAATGTGACGGCCAAGGTGCCGGCCAAGGTGCCGGCCACGGTCTCCACGATCGTGGGCACGGCCGGCGCGACGGTCGACTCCGTACTCCGCCGCTAG